The following are encoded in a window of Streptomyces sp. SAT1 genomic DNA:
- the ssd gene encoding septum site-determining protein Ssd, producing the protein MAVTVTHDPSSGTGGRRSGPLIITEDADLLDDLLRLCAAAGATPEVHHGVPEHRGGWEAAPLVLVGDDAAPRVRTASRRRGLVLVGRDQDDSGIWRRAVEIGADHVLVLPDGEQWLVDRIADVAEGVGRPALTVGVIGGRGGAGASTLACALAVTSAREGLRTLLVDADPLGGGLDVLLGGEAAEGLRWPAFATSRGRVGGGALEESLPRLHSLRVLSWDRGDCVAVPPQAVRAVLAAARRGGGAVVVDLPRRVDEGAAEALAQIDVGLLVVPAELRAVAAAARVASVAGMVLRDLRVAVRGPYAPGLDDREVARLLGLPLAGEVPVESGLRRPGEGRTPPGATARGPLARFCTGFWERALTEAGAA; encoded by the coding sequence ATGGCCGTCACCGTCACCCATGATCCGTCCTCCGGCACCGGAGGGCGCCGGAGCGGCCCGCTGATCATCACCGAGGACGCCGACCTCCTCGACGACCTGCTGCGCCTGTGCGCGGCGGCCGGCGCCACCCCCGAGGTGCACCACGGCGTGCCCGAGCACCGGGGCGGCTGGGAGGCCGCGCCGCTGGTGCTGGTCGGGGACGACGCCGCACCGCGGGTGCGCACCGCCTCGCGCAGACGGGGCCTCGTGCTGGTCGGCCGGGACCAGGACGACTCCGGCATCTGGCGGCGCGCCGTCGAGATCGGCGCCGACCATGTGCTGGTGCTGCCCGACGGCGAGCAGTGGCTGGTCGACCGGATCGCCGATGTCGCCGAGGGCGTCGGCCGTCCCGCGCTCACCGTCGGCGTCATCGGCGGGCGCGGCGGCGCGGGCGCCTCCACCCTCGCCTGCGCGCTCGCCGTGACCTCCGCGCGGGAGGGGTTGCGCACCCTGCTCGTGGACGCCGATCCGCTGGGCGGCGGGCTCGATGTGCTACTGGGCGGGGAGGCCGCCGAGGGGCTGCGCTGGCCCGCCTTCGCGACCTCGCGCGGGCGGGTCGGCGGCGGCGCCCTGGAGGAGTCGCTGCCCCGGCTGCACTCGCTGCGCGTGCTCAGCTGGGACCGCGGTGACTGTGTCGCCGTCCCGCCGCAGGCCGTCCGCGCGGTGCTGGCCGCGGCTCGGCGCGGCGGCGGGGCCGTCGTGGTCGACCTGCCCCGCCGGGTCGACGAGGGCGCCGCCGAGGCGCTGGCCCAGATCGACGTCGGACTGCTCGTGGTCCCCGCCGAGCTGCGCGCCGTGGCGGCCGCCGCCCGGGTCGCCTCGGTGGCCGGCATGGTCCTGCGCGATCTGCGCGTCGCGGTACGCGGCCCGTACGCACCCGGGCTCGACGACCGCGAGGTGGCCCGGCTGCTCGGACTGCCGCTGGCGGGGGAGGTGCCGGTGGAGTCCGGGCTGCGGCGCCCCGGCGAGGGCAGGACACCGCCCGGCGCGACCGCGCGCGGCCCGCTGGCCCGGTTCTGCACCGGCTTCTGGGAGCGGGCCCTGACCGAGGCGGGCGCCGCGTGA
- a CDS encoding TadA family conjugal transfer-associated ATPase, with amino-acid sequence MPARLLDGVRQWLAESGAEPTPARVAQALREQGRVLGDAEVLGAAERLRSELIGSGPLEALLADPSVTDVLVSAPDEVWVDRGGGLERASVAFSDAAAVRRLAQRLAAVAGRRLDDARPWADARLPDGTRLHAVLPPVAVGCTCLSLRVVRPRAFTLGELVAAGTVPPGGDRVLRALVEARLSFLVSGGTGSGKTTLLSALLGLVGPGERIVLAEDSAELRPDHPHVVRLETRPANQEGAGLVTLEDLVRQALRMRPDRLVVGEVRGAEVVHLLAALNTGHEGGCGTVHANAAADVPARLEALGTTAGLDRAALHSQVAAALSVVVHLARDRSGRRRIAEVRVLERDASGLVRTVPALRWGADAFVEEPGWERLRALLRPVDLADPGDARGTSDARDAAGPVGGRRER; translated from the coding sequence ATGCCCGCCCGGCTCCTGGACGGCGTACGCCAGTGGCTCGCCGAGAGCGGCGCCGAACCGACACCCGCGCGCGTGGCCCAGGCCCTGCGCGAACAGGGTCGTGTGCTCGGTGACGCGGAGGTGCTCGGCGCGGCCGAGCGGCTGCGCTCCGAACTGATCGGCAGCGGTCCGCTGGAGGCGCTGCTCGCCGACCCGTCCGTGACCGACGTCCTGGTGTCGGCGCCCGACGAGGTCTGGGTGGACCGCGGAGGCGGACTGGAGCGGGCCTCCGTCGCCTTCTCCGACGCGGCGGCCGTACGCCGTCTGGCCCAGCGGCTGGCGGCCGTGGCGGGGCGGCGCCTGGACGACGCCCGGCCGTGGGCCGACGCCCGCCTGCCCGACGGCACCCGGCTGCACGCGGTGCTGCCCCCGGTCGCCGTCGGCTGCACCTGCCTGTCCCTGCGCGTCGTCCGGCCTCGGGCCTTCACCCTCGGCGAACTGGTCGCCGCGGGCACGGTTCCGCCGGGCGGGGACCGGGTGCTGCGGGCCCTCGTAGAGGCCCGCCTGTCCTTCCTCGTCAGCGGCGGCACCGGCAGCGGCAAGACCACACTGCTCAGCGCGCTGCTGGGCCTGGTCGGGCCGGGCGAGCGCATCGTGCTCGCCGAGGACTCCGCGGAGCTGCGCCCCGACCATCCGCACGTCGTCCGCCTGGAGACGCGGCCCGCCAACCAGGAGGGAGCGGGCCTGGTCACCCTGGAGGACCTGGTCCGCCAGGCCCTGCGCATGCGGCCGGACCGCCTGGTGGTGGGTGAGGTGCGCGGCGCCGAGGTGGTGCATCTGCTGGCCGCGCTGAACACGGGCCACGAAGGCGGGTGCGGGACGGTGCACGCCAACGCGGCGGCGGACGTCCCGGCCCGCCTGGAGGCCCTGGGCACCACCGCGGGGCTGGACCGGGCCGCCCTGCACAGCCAGGTGGCCGCCGCGCTGTCGGTGGTGGTCCACCTGGCGCGCGACCGCTCCGGGCGGCGGCGCATCGCCGAGGTGCGGGTGCTGGAGCGGGACGCGTCCGGGCTGGTGCGCACGGTCCCGGCGCTGCGCTGGGGCGCGGACGCCTTCGTGGAGGAACCGGGCTGGGAGCGGCTGCGGGCGCTGCTCCGTCCGGTGGACCTCGCGGACCCGGGGGACGCGAGGGGCACAAGCGACGCGAGGGACGCGGCCGGTCCGGTGGGCGGGAGGCGGGAGCGGTGA